The Kosakonia sacchari SP1 genome includes a window with the following:
- the cof gene encoding HMP-PP phosphatase produces the protein MARLAAFDMDGTLLMPDHRLGDRTLATLRRLHEREVTLAFATGRHALEMRRILRAIAMDAFLITGNGTRIHSREGEVLYRQDLNPEVADLVLHSRWETEATVHVFNDSGWLTDKALPETLQAHLYSGFTYQLTDLKRLPAHDVTKICFVGGHDDLCRLRIQLNEALGARAHSCFSAMDCLEILPVGCNKGSALAVLSTTLGYSLQDCMAFGDAMNDREMLESVGKGMIMGNAMPQLRAALPHLPVIGHCRDQAVSHFLTHWLDTPNLPYSPE, from the coding sequence ATGGCACGTCTGGCCGCTTTTGACATGGATGGCACCCTGTTAATGCCCGACCATCGTTTGGGCGATCGAACGTTAGCTACACTCCGGCGCTTACATGAGCGGGAGGTGACGCTCGCTTTTGCAACCGGGCGGCACGCGCTGGAGATGCGCCGCATTCTCAGAGCTATCGCGATGGATGCCTTTTTAATTACCGGTAACGGTACGCGGATCCACTCTCGTGAAGGTGAGGTGCTGTATCGCCAGGATCTCAACCCGGAAGTGGCCGATCTGGTGCTGCACAGTCGCTGGGAAACCGAAGCTACAGTCCACGTTTTCAATGATTCGGGTTGGTTGACCGACAAAGCGCTGCCAGAGACGTTGCAGGCGCACCTTTATAGCGGATTTACCTACCAGCTCACCGATCTCAAACGCCTGCCAGCGCATGACGTGACCAAAATCTGCTTTGTTGGCGGTCACGACGATCTTTGCCGTTTGCGCATTCAACTAAATGAGGCGCTGGGCGCACGTGCGCACTCGTGTTTCTCCGCGATGGACTGCCTGGAAATCCTGCCGGTAGGGTGCAACAAAGGCTCGGCGCTGGCGGTGCTCAGCACGACGCTGGGTTATTCCTTGCAGGATTGCATGGCATTTGGCGATGCGATGAATGATAGAGAGATGCTCGAAAGCGTCGGTAAAGGAATGATCATGGGCAACGCCATGCCGCAACTGCGTGCGGCGCTGCCCCATTTACCGGTAATTGGACACTGCCGGGATCAGGCGGTATCACACTTTTTGACCCACTGGCTGGACACCCCCAATCTTCCTTATTCCCCCGAATGA
- a CDS encoding SmdB family multidrug efflux ABC transporter permease/ATP-binding protein — protein sequence MRNFTKQWPTLKRLLKYGSPWRKPLAKAVLMLWIAAIAEVSGPALISYFIDNMVAKNSLPLGVVAGMAAVYIGLQLLAALLHYAQALLFNQAAVGVVQQLRTDVMDAALRQPLSAFDTQPVGQIISRVTNDTEVIRDLYVTVVATVLRSAALIGAMLVAMFSLDWRMALVAMAIFPAVLIVMLLYQRYSTPIVRRMRAYLADINDGFNEIINGMSVIQQFRQQARFGERMSESSRSHYIARMQTLRLDGFLLRPLLSLFSALVLCGLLMLFGFSSVGTVEVGVLYAFISYLGRLNEPLIELTTQQSMLQQAVVAGERVFELMDRPRQTYGYDDAPLQSGSIDIDNLSFAYRDDQLVLQDISLHVEPRSFVALVGHTGSGKSTLASLLMGYYPLTKGEIRLDGRPLSALGHAPLRKGIAMVQQDPVVLADSFFANVTLGREISEDQVWKALETVQLAELARTMSDGIYTRLGEQGNNLSVGQKQLLALARVLVDTPQILILDEATANIDSGTEQAIQHALAAVREHTTLVVIAHRLSTIVEAETILVLHRGQAVERGTHQQLLEAKGRYWQMYQLQLAGEELAASAREESLIA from the coding sequence ATGCGTAATTTCACCAAACAGTGGCCAACGCTTAAACGCCTGCTGAAATATGGCTCACCGTGGCGCAAACCGTTGGCGAAAGCGGTACTGATGCTGTGGATCGCGGCGATTGCCGAAGTCTCTGGCCCGGCGCTGATCAGCTACTTTATCGATAATATGGTGGCGAAAAACTCTCTGCCGCTCGGCGTGGTTGCCGGGATGGCGGCGGTCTATATCGGCCTGCAACTGCTGGCGGCCCTGCTGCATTATGCGCAAGCGCTGCTGTTTAACCAGGCGGCGGTCGGCGTCGTGCAACAGTTGCGTACCGATGTGATGGACGCCGCCCTGCGCCAGCCGCTTAGCGCGTTCGATACCCAGCCCGTCGGGCAAATTATTTCGCGTGTGACCAACGATACTGAAGTGATCCGCGATCTCTACGTCACGGTGGTGGCAACGGTGTTACGCAGCGCGGCGCTGATTGGCGCGATGCTGGTGGCGATGTTCAGCCTCGACTGGCGTATGGCGCTGGTGGCGATGGCAATTTTCCCGGCGGTGTTAATAGTGATGCTGCTTTACCAGCGTTACAGCACGCCCATTGTGCGGCGTATGCGAGCTTATCTGGCGGATATCAACGATGGTTTCAACGAAATCATCAACGGTATGAGCGTTATTCAGCAGTTCCGTCAGCAGGCGCGTTTTGGGGAACGCATGAGCGAATCCAGCCGTTCGCACTATATCGCTCGTATGCAAACCCTGCGGCTGGACGGCTTTTTGCTGCGTCCATTGTTGAGCCTTTTCTCCGCGCTGGTGCTGTGTGGCTTGCTGATGCTGTTTGGTTTCTCGTCCGTAGGCACGGTAGAAGTCGGTGTGCTGTACGCCTTTATCAGTTATCTCGGGCGTCTTAACGAGCCGCTGATTGAGCTGACAACGCAGCAGTCGATGTTGCAGCAGGCAGTCGTCGCCGGCGAGCGCGTGTTCGAACTGATGGACAGGCCGCGCCAGACTTATGGTTACGATGACGCGCCGCTACAAAGCGGGTCTATTGACATCGACAATCTCTCTTTTGCTTACCGCGACGATCAACTGGTGTTGCAGGATATCTCCCTGCACGTTGAACCGCGCAGCTTTGTCGCGCTGGTCGGACACACCGGCAGCGGGAAAAGTACGCTGGCCAGCCTGTTAATGGGCTATTACCCTCTGACGAAAGGGGAGATCCGTCTGGACGGGCGTCCTCTTTCTGCATTAGGGCACGCGCCGCTGCGCAAAGGTATAGCGATGGTGCAGCAGGATCCGGTGGTGCTGGCGGACAGCTTTTTTGCCAATGTCACACTGGGACGTGAGATCAGCGAAGATCAGGTGTGGAAAGCGCTGGAAACGGTGCAACTGGCGGAACTGGCGCGTACGATGAGCGACGGCATTTACACCCGGTTGGGCGAGCAGGGTAATAACCTCTCGGTGGGACAAAAGCAACTGCTGGCGCTGGCGCGCGTGCTGGTCGATACACCGCAGATCCTGATTCTGGATGAGGCGACAGCGAACATTGACTCCGGCACCGAACAGGCGATTCAGCACGCGCTGGCGGCCGTGCGTGAGCATACGACGCTGGTGGTGATCGCCCACCGCTTATCGACCATTGTTGAAGCAGAAACGATCCTGGTATTGCATCGCGGGCAGGCGGTTGAGCGCGGCACACATCAGCAACTGCTTGAAGCGAAAGGCCGTTACTGGCAGATGTATCAGTTACAGCTTGCCGGCGAAGAGCTGGCTGCCAGCGCACGTGAAGAGTCGCTTATCGCCTGA
- a CDS encoding Lrp/AsnC family transcriptional regulator — MLDKIDRKLLSLLQQDCSLSLQALADAVNLTTTPCWKRLKRLEDDGILLGRVAVLDAEKLGLNLTAFVLIKTQHHSSDWYCRFVNEVTQMPEVLGFWRMAGEYDYLLRVQVADMKRYDDFYKKLVNSVPGLSDVTSSFAMEQIKYTTALPIE, encoded by the coding sequence ATGTTAGATAAAATTGACCGCAAACTGCTTTCGCTGCTGCAACAGGATTGTTCGCTCTCTTTGCAGGCGCTGGCAGATGCCGTTAATCTGACCACCACACCGTGCTGGAAACGTCTGAAGCGGCTGGAAGATGACGGTATTTTACTCGGTCGGGTGGCGGTGCTGGATGCCGAAAAGCTGGGGTTAAATTTGACGGCATTTGTGCTGATCAAAACCCAGCATCACAGCAGCGACTGGTACTGCCGTTTCGTTAATGAAGTCACGCAGATGCCGGAAGTGCTCGGTTTCTGGCGCATGGCGGGAGAATACGACTATCTTCTGCGGGTGCAGGTGGCCGATATGAAGCGCTATGACGACTTTTACAAGAAGCTCGTGAACAGCGTTCCGGGGCTGTCAGATGTCACTTCTAGCTTCGCCATGGAACAGATAAAATACACCACGGCTTTGCCCATTGAATAA
- a CDS encoding SgrR family transcriptional regulator, with translation MRQLNRLNQYQRLWQASAGEAQSVSIRELATRCFCSERHMRTLLRQMQDAGWLNWHSQSGRGKRGELHFLVTPESLHSEMLEFALNTGQQQNALALAQLDPDDLRALLNPFLGGLWQNETPTLRIPYYRPLDPLVPGFLPGRAEQHLAGQIFSGLTRFVTRSFQPQGDLAHHWDVSPDGLCWRFHLHSTLHWHNGDAVTAEQLQAQLHKLLTLPALQKLFASVERIDITHPWCLTFKLHHPDYWLAHRLASYGSRLAHPQQPMLGTGPFRLVTFSRELVRLESHDYYHLGHPLLKAVEFWITPQLFEQDLGTSCRHPVQIAIGEADELQHLQPVSNSISLGFCYLTLRPGARLNDAQLRRLVQIIHHSSLLQTLPLDEDLITPSRELLPGWQMPDWPTEQVSLPNKLTLVYHLPVELHTMAEQFKRHLQTLGCELTVIFHNGKNWEGCTQLASADLMMGDRLIGEAPECTLEQWLRCDPLWPNLLSAQQFAHQQATLDAVQRQPDEQQRNRALQDVFYHLMDNAILTPMFNYQYRISAPPGVEGIHLNTRGWFDFAEAWLPAPSL, from the coding sequence ATGCGACAACTGAATCGGCTTAATCAATACCAGCGTCTGTGGCAGGCATCTGCCGGAGAGGCGCAATCCGTCAGCATTCGTGAACTGGCGACGCGCTGTTTTTGCAGCGAGAGGCATATGCGCACGCTGCTGCGCCAGATGCAGGACGCGGGTTGGTTAAACTGGCACTCGCAATCCGGGCGCGGCAAGCGCGGTGAGCTTCATTTTCTCGTCACACCTGAATCCCTGCACAGCGAAATGCTGGAGTTCGCATTAAACACCGGGCAGCAGCAGAACGCGCTAGCACTGGCGCAGCTCGATCCTGACGATCTGCGGGCGTTGCTCAATCCCTTTTTGGGTGGCTTATGGCAAAACGAAACGCCGACGCTGCGCATTCCCTATTATCGCCCGCTGGATCCGCTGGTACCGGGATTTCTTCCCGGCCGTGCGGAACAGCATTTAGCCGGGCAGATTTTTAGCGGCTTAACGCGTTTCGTGACGCGCAGTTTCCAGCCGCAGGGCGACCTGGCGCATCACTGGGATGTCAGCCCCGATGGGTTGTGCTGGCGTTTTCATCTGCACTCAACGTTGCACTGGCATAACGGCGACGCCGTGACGGCTGAACAGTTGCAGGCGCAACTGCACAAGCTGCTGACGCTGCCCGCCCTGCAAAAGCTGTTTGCCAGCGTCGAGCGTATCGACATAACGCATCCCTGGTGTTTGACCTTCAAGCTGCATCACCCGGATTACTGGCTGGCGCACAGGCTAGCCAGCTATGGCAGCCGTCTGGCGCACCCGCAACAACCGATGCTGGGTACCGGCCCTTTTCGGCTGGTGACATTCAGCCGGGAGCTGGTTCGTCTGGAAAGCCACGACTATTACCACCTGGGCCACCCGCTGCTTAAAGCGGTGGAATTTTGGATAACCCCGCAACTCTTTGAGCAAGATCTTGGCACCAGTTGTCGACACCCGGTACAGATTGCCATCGGCGAGGCTGATGAGTTGCAGCACTTGCAGCCGGTGAGTAACAGTATCAGCCTGGGGTTCTGCTACCTTACTCTGCGTCCGGGTGCGCGGTTGAATGACGCCCAGCTACGCCGGCTGGTGCAGATTATTCACCACTCTTCGCTACTGCAAACGCTGCCGCTGGATGAGGATCTCATCACGCCAAGTCGGGAGCTTTTACCCGGCTGGCAAATGCCAGACTGGCCCACAGAACAGGTTTCGCTGCCGAATAAACTTACGCTGGTTTATCACTTACCCGTGGAGTTACACACCATGGCGGAACAGTTTAAGCGGCATTTACAGACACTTGGCTGTGAACTGACGGTGATTTTCCATAACGGCAAAAACTGGGAAGGGTGTACTCAGCTCGCCAGCGCCGATTTGATGATGGGTGACAGGCTAATCGGCGAAGCGCCAGAATGCACGCTGGAACAGTGGCTGCGCTGCGATCCGCTGTGGCCAAACCTGCTGAGCGCTCAACAGTTTGCGCATCAGCAAGCCACACTGGATGCAGTTCAACGCCAACCCGACGAACAGCAGCGCAACCGCGCACTACAGGATGTTTTTTATCACTTGATGGACAACGCTATTCTCACCCCGATGTTTAATTATCAGTACCGCATTAGTGCGCCACCGGGCGTGGAAGGGATCCACCTGAATACGCGCGGCTGGTTTGATTTTGCCGAGGCCTGGCTCCCTGCTCCATCGCTGTGA
- the queC gene encoding 7-cyano-7-deazaguanine synthase QueC, translating to MKRAVVVFSGGQDSTTCLVQALQHYDEVHCVTFDYGQRHRAEIDVARELALTLGARAHKVLDVTLLNELAVSSLTRDSIPVPDYEPDATGIPNTFVPGRNILFLTLAAVYAYQVQAEAVITGVCETDFSGYPDCRDEFVKALNHAINLGLAKEIRFETPLMWIDKAETWALADYWGKLDLVRSETLTCYNGIKGDGCGHCAACNLRANGLQHYLADKPAVMAAMKQKTGLK from the coding sequence ATGAAACGTGCCGTTGTCGTGTTTAGTGGCGGACAAGACTCCACAACCTGCCTTGTTCAGGCGTTGCAGCACTACGATGAAGTGCATTGCGTGACTTTTGATTACGGGCAGCGTCATCGCGCCGAAATTGATGTGGCACGAGAACTTGCGCTAACGCTGGGCGCACGCGCACATAAAGTGCTGGATGTAACGCTGCTGAATGAACTGGCGGTGAGTAGCCTGACGCGCGACAGCATTCCGGTTCCGGATTATGAACCCGACGCGACCGGCATTCCGAACACCTTCGTGCCGGGACGTAATATTCTGTTTCTGACACTGGCCGCCGTATATGCCTATCAGGTGCAGGCGGAAGCAGTGATCACCGGCGTATGCGAAACGGATTTTTCCGGTTATCCCGACTGCCGCGATGAGTTTGTTAAGGCGCTGAATCATGCGATCAACCTGGGCCTGGCAAAAGAGATTCGTTTTGAAACGCCGCTGATGTGGATTGATAAAGCCGAGACCTGGGCGCTCGCGGATTACTGGGGCAAGTTGGATCTGGTTCGCAGCGAGACGCTGACCTGCTATAACGGCATCAAAGGCGATGGCTGCGGGCATTGTGCCGCCTGTAACCTGCGCGCCAATGGTTTACAGCACTACCTGGCGGACAAACCCGCCGTGATGGCGGCAATGAAACAGAAAACCGGGCTCAAGTAA
- a CDS encoding YbgC/FadM family acyl-CoA thioesterase: MQTQIKVRGFHLDVYQHVNNARYLEFLEEARWDGLENNESFKWMTANNIAFVVVNININYRRPAVLGDVLTVTSHVQQINGKSGVLSQAVTLNPEGQMVADALVTFVCIDLKTQKALALESELRERLEKMIREGD, translated from the coding sequence ATGCAGACGCAAATCAAAGTTCGTGGTTTTCATCTTGATGTCTACCAACATGTGAATAATGCCCGCTATCTGGAGTTTCTTGAAGAGGCGCGCTGGGATGGGCTGGAAAACAACGAGAGCTTTAAATGGATGACCGCCAACAACATCGCTTTCGTGGTGGTCAATATCAATATCAACTATCGCCGTCCGGCCGTATTGGGCGATGTGCTTACGGTAACCAGCCATGTGCAGCAGATTAATGGCAAAAGCGGTGTGCTGAGCCAGGCTGTGACATTGAACCCTGAGGGGCAAATGGTTGCTGACGCGCTGGTGACGTTTGTCTGTATCGATCTCAAAACGCAAAAAGCGCTGGCGCTGGAAAGCGAACTGAGAGAAAGGCTTGAAAAGATGATCCGCGAAGGCGACTAA
- a CDS encoding PLP-dependent cysteine synthase family protein has product MNSNWVKYAINEINADAQRSADTHLIRLALPGFAGINLYLKDESTHPTGSLKHSLARSLFLYGLCNGWIKEGTTIIEASSGSTAVSEAWFARLLGLPFIAVMPHCTAKRKIEQIEFYGGRCHFVDSACEIYAESERLAKELNGHYMDQFTFAERATDWRGNNNIADSIFRQMKNEPHPQPDYIVMSAGTGGTSATIGRYIRSQGYGTQLMVVDPENSVFLDYWQHRDATLRSAVGSKIEGIGRPRVEPSFIADVVDEMLRVPDAASIATAQWLETQLGRKVGASTGTNMWGVLQLAARMREEGRSGSIVTLLCDSGERYLDTYYNPQWVAANFGDIEQWTAEIARLTA; this is encoded by the coding sequence ATGAATAGCAACTGGGTTAAATACGCTATCAACGAAATCAATGCTGACGCACAGCGTTCGGCAGATACCCATTTGATCCGCCTGGCACTGCCCGGTTTTGCAGGCATCAACCTCTATTTAAAAGACGAAAGCACTCACCCGACCGGCAGCCTGAAGCACAGTCTGGCACGCTCGCTGTTTCTTTACGGCTTATGCAACGGCTGGATCAAAGAGGGCACCACGATTATTGAAGCCTCTTCTGGTTCCACGGCGGTTTCAGAAGCGTGGTTCGCACGGCTTTTAGGTTTACCGTTTATTGCCGTGATGCCGCACTGTACGGCGAAACGCAAGATTGAACAGATTGAGTTCTATGGCGGTCGCTGCCACTTTGTCGATAGCGCCTGCGAGATTTACGCCGAGTCCGAACGGCTGGCAAAAGAGTTGAACGGTCACTATATGGATCAATTCACTTTTGCCGAGCGCGCAACCGACTGGCGCGGCAATAACAACATTGCCGACAGTATTTTCCGCCAGATGAAAAATGAACCGCATCCGCAACCCGACTATATTGTGATGAGCGCGGGCACCGGCGGGACTTCCGCCACCATAGGCCGCTATATTCGCAGCCAGGGGTATGGCACCCAGCTGATGGTGGTCGATCCTGAAAACTCCGTATTCCTCGACTACTGGCAGCATCGCGACGCCACTCTGCGAAGCGCAGTGGGCAGTAAAATCGAAGGCATTGGCCGCCCGCGTGTGGAACCGTCGTTCATCGCCGACGTTGTTGATGAGATGCTGCGCGTGCCGGACGCGGCAAGCATTGCCACCGCACAATGGCTGGAAACGCAACTGGGGCGCAAAGTGGGCGCGTCCACCGGCACCAATATGTGGGGCGTGTTGCAGCTTGCCGCGCGGATGCGTGAAGAAGGCCGCAGCGGCTCTATCGTGACGCTGCTGTGCGACAGCGGTGAACGCTATCTGGACACCTACTACAACCCGCAATGGGTAGCGGCGAACTTTGGTGATATTGAGCAGTGGACAGCCGAAATCGCCCGCCTTACGGCATAA
- a CDS encoding SmdA family multidrug ABC transporter permease/ATP-binding protein yields MRLFAQLGWYFRREWQRYLGAVALLIIIAILQLIPPKVVGIVVDGVTKQHFTTQQVWMWVGVLVAVAIVTYLLRYVWRVWLFGASYQLAVELREDFYRQLSRQHPEFYLRHRTGDLMARATNDVDRVVFAAGEGVLTLVDSLVMGCVVLVVMSTQISWQLTLLSLLPMPIMALVIKRYGDQLHQRFKLAQAAFSALNDRTQESMTSIRMIKAFGLEDRQSALFSREAADTGAKNMRVARVDARFDPTIYIAIGMANMLAIGGGSWMVVHDSLTLGQLTSFAMYLGLMIWPMLALAWMFNIVERGSAAYSRIRDMLAEAPVVNDGSDPVPEGRGNLHIAIREFRYPQTESATLNNVAVTLAPGQMLGICGPTGAGKTTLLSLIQRHFDVEQGDIRFHDIPLTRLQLDAWRSRLAVVNQTPFLFSDTVGNNIALGKPGATQEEIEHVAKLASVHEDILRLPQGYDTEVGERGVMLSGGQKQRISIARALLLNAEILILDDALSAVDGRTEHQILHNLRQWGEGRTVIISAHRLSALTEASEIIVMQHGHIAQRGQHEQLARQPGWYRDMYRYQQLEAALNDVPQEAVDA; encoded by the coding sequence GTGCGATTATTTGCTCAGTTAGGCTGGTACTTTCGCCGGGAATGGCAACGCTATCTCGGGGCTGTCGCCTTACTTATTATTATTGCTATCTTGCAGCTTATTCCGCCCAAAGTGGTGGGGATTGTGGTGGATGGCGTCACCAAACAGCACTTCACCACGCAACAAGTGTGGATGTGGGTGGGGGTTTTGGTCGCCGTTGCGATCGTCACCTACTTGCTGCGCTACGTCTGGCGCGTCTGGCTGTTCGGCGCATCCTATCAACTGGCTGTTGAGTTGCGGGAAGATTTTTACCGCCAGTTGAGCCGACAACACCCGGAATTTTATCTCCGTCACCGCACCGGTGATTTGATGGCGCGCGCGACCAACGATGTCGATCGCGTCGTTTTTGCCGCGGGCGAAGGGGTGTTGACGCTGGTGGATTCGCTGGTGATGGGCTGCGTAGTGCTGGTGGTGATGTCAACGCAAATCAGCTGGCAGCTCACGTTATTGTCACTATTACCGATGCCTATTATGGCGCTGGTTATCAAGCGTTACGGCGATCAGTTGCATCAGCGCTTTAAGCTGGCGCAGGCGGCGTTTTCTGCGTTAAACGATCGAACCCAGGAGAGCATGACCAGCATTCGCATGATCAAAGCGTTCGGCCTGGAGGATCGCCAGTCCGCACTGTTCAGCCGTGAGGCGGCTGACACCGGCGCGAAAAACATGCGCGTGGCCCGCGTTGATGCCCGTTTCGATCCCACTATTTATATCGCCATTGGTATGGCGAACATGCTGGCTATTGGCGGCGGTAGCTGGATGGTGGTGCACGACTCCTTAACGCTCGGCCAGTTGACCAGCTTCGCTATGTATCTGGGGCTGATGATTTGGCCGATGCTGGCGCTGGCGTGGATGTTTAATATCGTCGAGCGCGGCAGCGCGGCTTACAGTCGCATCCGCGATATGCTGGCGGAAGCACCGGTTGTGAATGACGGCTCCGACCCCGTGCCGGAAGGGCGCGGTAACTTGCATATCGCGATCCGTGAATTTCGTTACCCGCAGACCGAGAGCGCGACGCTCAACAATGTGGCTGTGACGCTGGCACCGGGCCAGATGTTGGGCATTTGCGGCCCGACAGGCGCCGGGAAAACCACATTGCTTTCTCTGATTCAGCGCCATTTCGATGTTGAGCAGGGCGACATCCGTTTTCACGATATCCCCCTGACGCGCCTGCAACTGGACGCCTGGCGCAGCCGCCTGGCGGTGGTCAACCAGACGCCTTTCCTTTTCTCCGATACCGTGGGCAACAATATTGCGCTGGGTAAACCCGGTGCGACGCAGGAGGAGATCGAGCATGTGGCGAAACTTGCCAGCGTGCACGAGGATATCCTGCGCCTGCCGCAGGGATATGACACCGAAGTGGGTGAGCGCGGCGTGATGCTCTCCGGCGGGCAAAAGCAGCGAATCTCGATTGCCCGTGCGCTGCTGCTGAATGCGGAGATTTTAATCCTTGATGATGCGCTCTCCGCCGTGGATGGGCGTACTGAACACCAGATTTTGCATAATTTGCGCCAGTGGGGCGAAGGACGCACCGTTATTATCAGCGCGCATCGTCTGTCGGCGCTGACTGAAGCCAGTGAGATTATCGTCATGCAGCATGGACACATCGCGCAACGCGGCCAGCACGAACAACTGGCGCGCCAGCCCGGCTGGTATCGCGATATGTATCGCTATCAGCAACTGGAAGCGGCGCTGAATGATGTGCCTCAGGAGGCGGTTGATGCGTAA
- the amtB gene encoding ammonium transporter AmtB yields the protein MKNTTVKTALASLALLPGLAMAAPAVADKADNGFMMICTALVLFMTIPGIALFYGGLIRGKNVLSMLTQVAVTFALVCILWVVYGYSLAFGEGNSFFGSFNWAMLKNIELKAVMGSIYQYIHVAFQGSFACITVGLIVGALAERIRFSAVLIFVVVWLTLSYVPIAHMVWGGGLLATHGALDFAGGTVVHINAAIAGLVGAYLIGKRVGFGKEAFKPHNLPMVFTGTAILYVGWFGFNAGSASSANEIAALAFVNTVVATAAAILAWVFGEWAMRGKPSLLGACSGAIAGLVGITPACGYVGVGGALIVGLIAGLAGLWGVTALKRMLRVDDPCDVFGVHGVCGIVGCILTGIFASTSLGGVGFAEGVTMGHQVLVQLESVAITIVWSGVVAFIGYKLADMTVGLRVPEEQEREGLDVNSHGENAYNA from the coding sequence ATGAAAAACACAACAGTAAAAACAGCTCTTGCTTCGCTGGCGTTACTGCCAGGCCTGGCGATGGCGGCTCCCGCTGTGGCGGATAAAGCCGACAACGGCTTTATGATGATTTGCACCGCGCTGGTGCTATTTATGACCATTCCGGGCATTGCGCTGTTCTACGGCGGTTTGATCCGCGGTAAAAACGTGCTGTCGATGCTGACGCAGGTTGCCGTCACCTTCGCTCTGGTGTGCATCCTGTGGGTGGTTTACGGCTACTCTCTGGCATTTGGCGAGGGCAACAGCTTCTTCGGCAGCTTCAACTGGGCGATGTTAAAAAACATCGAATTGAAAGCCGTGATGGGCAGCATTTATCAGTATATCCACGTGGCGTTCCAGGGCTCCTTTGCTTGTATCACCGTTGGCCTCATTGTCGGCGCGCTGGCTGAGCGTATTCGCTTCTCTGCGGTGCTGATTTTTGTAGTAGTATGGCTGACGCTCTCTTACGTGCCGATTGCACACATGGTCTGGGGCGGCGGTCTGCTGGCAACCCACGGCGCGCTGGATTTCGCGGGCGGTACGGTTGTTCACATCAACGCCGCGATCGCAGGTCTGGTGGGGGCTTACCTGATTGGCAAACGCGTGGGCTTTGGCAAAGAAGCATTCAAACCGCATAACCTGCCGATGGTCTTCACTGGTACCGCTATCCTCTATGTTGGCTGGTTTGGCTTCAACGCTGGCTCTGCAAGCTCGGCGAACGAAATCGCGGCGCTGGCCTTCGTGAACACTGTCGTTGCTACTGCGGCCGCTATTCTGGCGTGGGTATTTGGCGAATGGGCAATGCGCGGCAAGCCGTCTCTGCTCGGTGCTTGTTCTGGTGCCATCGCGGGTCTGGTTGGTATCACGCCGGCCTGTGGTTATGTGGGTGTCGGCGGCGCGCTGATTGTGGGTCTGATTGCCGGTCTGGCTGGGCTGTGGGGCGTTACTGCGCTGAAACGTATGTTGCGTGTTGATGACCCGTGCGATGTCTTCGGTGTGCACGGCGTGTGCGGCATCGTGGGCTGTATCCTGACCGGTATCTTCGCGTCTACGTCGCTGGGCGGTGTCGGTTTCGCTGAAGGGGTGACCATGGGCCATCAGGTACTGGTACAGCTGGAAAGCGTTGCCATCACTATCGTGTGGTCTGGCGTGGTGGCCTTTATTGGTTACAAACTGGCGGACATGACGGTAGGCCTGC
- the glnK gene encoding P-II family nitrogen regulator, translating to MKLVTVVIKPFKLEDVREALSSIGIQGLTVTEVKGFGRQKGHAELYRGAEYSVNFLPKVKIDVAIADDQLDEVIDVISKAAYTGKIGDGKIFVAELQRVIRIRTGEADEAAL from the coding sequence ATGAAGCTGGTTACCGTGGTGATTAAGCCATTCAAACTTGAAGACGTGCGTGAAGCGCTTTCTTCTATTGGTATTCAAGGGCTGACCGTAACTGAAGTGAAAGGCTTTGGCCGTCAGAAGGGTCACGCTGAGCTGTACCGCGGTGCGGAATATAGCGTCAATTTCCTGCCAAAAGTAAAAATTGATGTGGCGATCGCCGACGATCAACTCGATGAAGTGATCGATGTGATCAGCAAAGCGGCCTACACCGGAAAAATTGGCGACGGCAAAATTTTCGTTGCCGAGCTGCAACGCGTCATTCGTATTCGTACCGGCGAAGCCGACGAAGCGGCACTGTAA